A portion of the Lolium rigidum isolate FL_2022 chromosome 1, APGP_CSIRO_Lrig_0.1, whole genome shotgun sequence genome contains these proteins:
- the LOC124667168 gene encoding late histone H1-like produces MVVALGPGRFYGSGLPRPRVFPGDRAHPPAPVTDALLCWAREAHWSMGGLGAKRLRLQGRIEGNLVKLRRTARRDAKARAAGEKPAASLDALGSDDDEESDREEVEAQERALGREVVDEEEDDSDSSDSEDEELVALVTIAAAAKRKRARKLFDEFDRIAPQKKKQKVAAVTPAKASPKKTAAAASEAAPAPAAAAPVKASLKRKVADAKASPKRKAAEAPAARRTSPRSKH; encoded by the coding sequence ATGGTGGTCGCGCTCGGCCCCGGCCGGTTCTACGGCAGCGGCCTGCCCCGCCCGCGCGTCTTCCCCGGCGACCGCGCCCACCCGCCGGCGCCCGTCACCGACGCGCTCCTCTGCTGGGCGCGCGAGGCGCACTGGTCCATGGGCGGCCTCGGCGCCAAGCGCCTCCGCCTGCAGGGCCGCATCGAGGGCAACCTCGTCAAGCTCCGCCGCACCGCGCGCCGCGACGCCAAGGCCCGCGCCGCCGGGGAGAAGCCCGCCGCCTCCCTCGACGCGctcgggtcggacgacgacgaggagtcgGACAGGGAGGAGGTCGAGGCCCAGGAGCGGGCCCTCGGTCGCGAggtcgtcgacgaggaggaggacgactctgACTCCAGCGACTCGGAGGACGAGGAGTTGGTGGCGCTCGtgaccatcgccgccgccgccaagcggAAGCGCGCCAGGAAGCTCTTCGACGAGTTCGACCGCATCGcgccgcagaagaagaagcagaaggtcGCGGCCGTGACTCCGGCCAAGGCGTCGCCAAAGAAGACTGCTGCCGCTGCTTCGGAGGCGGCTCCTGCTCCAGCTGCTGCAGCTCCCGTGAAGGCCTCACTGAAGAGGAAGGTGGCTGATGCTAAGGCCTCACCGAAGAGGAAGGCTGCGGAGGCGCCAGCGGCAAGGAGGACCTCGCCGAGGTCCAAGCACTGA